In Lycium ferocissimum isolate CSIRO_LF1 chromosome 3, AGI_CSIRO_Lferr_CH_V1, whole genome shotgun sequence, the genomic window TCTTCTTTCCCTATATTTTCTATACCAAGGAATGTTTTGCCTCCTTTGGTCCATCTTCAAGGattcttcaaaattttaaggTTCTCGGGTTGAGCTGCGAAAATGGAAGATAATAAATTAGAAAATGGAAACAAGAGAACTTTCTATATAGTCAGGTCAATTATATGATAATTAATTACATGTAAATTTTTATGATAAATATAATTAGTCGACAGTCTGATAATAATATAAGTAATTTAATTTTGCACTGACGAGGTGAAGTAGCTAGTAATTGCACAATTATGATTATTTATAAGGTAGTACCATGTATGATAAAACATTAATGTGTTACAATAGGCTAAACTACATATAGTGCATGTAAATTTTTTGTAAGTTCTCagtgtatataatttaaattcagTAAAATTGTAACTCTATAATTAACATCACATATTAAATTACAGTAAAATATACTGTAAGAATCCTTTGTATTATCAGGTATATTACTctgattcaaaaaaaattaacgtGCTATCACGTggtaaaacaacaacaacaacaacaacaacatacgtGTAATCCCCAAAGTGGGGTCTAGGAAttatagagtgtacgcagaccttactcctaccttaGAAGGTAGAAAgactgtttccgatagaccctcggctcaaggaaaaacaattcaaagcagtttgaaaaaataaaataaaataaaaatatatataccttTAAGCACCTTAGTCTTGCAATCACTGCTACACTTTTTCTCACAATGACCATGTACAAATCCTTCATTGGAGCATTCATTCTCACACTCATTCAAACAACCTAGGTATTCATTCATGACTT contains:
- the LOC132051240 gene encoding uncharacterized protein LOC132051240 — encoded protein: MEASKKLFALFLVCIVVFSSYVHASKSDEESNTEEFREAFKKGVEEGFNKVMNEYLGCLNECENECSNEGFVHGHCEKKCSSDCKTKVLKAQPENLKILKNP